The following proteins are co-located in the Haliovirga abyssi genome:
- a CDS encoding radical SAM/SPASM domain-containing protein → MKEKKIYIGTDSVMNSMLSSIQEGIIKHQSNFFKVQKFTEDLVHNRTYVNCMFPSFPGRAWDRFFEGTYRVSKGENVPLWMDIVVTGRCHCNCWHCFRSSYKDNGDLEIEVIKRTIDEAYEAGTTVIGITGGEPMLRDDILDILKLIPDGMEGLFYTTGYKIDNSFAKKLSKTNVTRCLISLDHYDEKIVNTMRGYPKAYEMTMTAIKALKEANIYTGVTLCVTDDLCDREVFYKYINFVRELGADEIRVILPIPQGNLEGKNYKRLYINAMKWTREIHEKSLKNPNYPNILLFSQLESHNFIGCGAGYTYVTINNDGALTPCVCVPLTFGNVKEDGFISAYSKINSLFKGTGKTCYGKRVSKAMKEEIKDGMLAPYNEEVSKKIANKCIVNDGIAKFYDNLKNYEVKENDA, encoded by the coding sequence ATGAAAGAAAAAAAAATTTACATTGGAACAGATTCTGTAATGAATTCAATGCTTAGTTCTATACAGGAGGGGATAATAAAACATCAAAGTAATTTTTTTAAAGTTCAAAAATTTACAGAGGATTTAGTACATAATAGAACTTATGTCAATTGTATGTTTCCATCATTTCCTGGAAGAGCTTGGGATAGATTTTTTGAAGGAACATATAGGGTATCTAAAGGAGAGAATGTTCCTTTATGGATGGATATTGTTGTAACTGGAAGATGTCATTGTAATTGTTGGCATTGCTTTAGATCAAGTTATAAAGATAATGGGGATCTTGAAATTGAAGTTATTAAAAGAACAATTGATGAAGCGTATGAAGCAGGAACAACAGTTATTGGAATTACTGGTGGCGAGCCAATGCTTAGAGATGATATACTAGATATATTAAAATTAATTCCTGATGGAATGGAGGGATTATTTTATACAACTGGTTATAAAATAGATAATAGTTTTGCAAAAAAATTATCAAAAACAAATGTTACGAGATGTTTAATAAGTTTAGATCATTATGATGAAAAGATTGTAAATACAATGAGAGGATATCCAAAAGCATATGAAATGACAATGACAGCTATAAAAGCATTAAAAGAAGCAAATATCTATACAGGAGTAACTTTATGTGTGACAGATGATTTATGTGATCGTGAAGTATTTTATAAATATATAAATTTTGTAAGAGAACTTGGTGCTGATGAAATAAGAGTAATATTACCAATTCCACAAGGAAATCTTGAAGGTAAAAATTATAAAAGGCTTTATATTAATGCAATGAAATGGACTCGAGAAATTCATGAAAAATCATTAAAAAATCCAAATTACCCAAATATTCTACTTTTTTCTCAATTGGAAAGTCATAATTTTATAGGATGTGGAGCAGGTTATACTTATGTAACTATAAATAATGATGGAGCATTGACTCCATGTGTATGTGTTCCTTTAACGTTTGGAAATGTTAAAGAAGATGGATTTATAAGTGCCTATTCTAAAATTAATTCTTTATTTAAAGGGACAGGAAAAACTTGTTATGGTAAACGTGTAAGTAAAGCAATGAAAGAGGAGATAAAGGATGGAATGTTGGCGCCTTACAATGAAGAAGTTTCAAAAAAAATAGCGAATAAATGTATTGTTAATGATGGAATTGCTAAATTTTATGATAATTTAAAAAATTATGAAGTAAAAGAAAATGATGCTTAA
- a CDS encoding TetR/AcrR family transcriptional regulator, whose product MEKELSAKEKLLQVSIKLFAKKGFSATGVRELVKEAGINISMVNYYYNSKVGILKEIITIFYDKLYTEISAAIDKNDNFETRIRKAGRATIKLIKGNEDMFKISIFEFPYEHDDIKEIKKEKVMKIMKLLYGTLFENLSTIKNEKLNLEIAIPAFTGIYFSHFMFKPMLEVVTNTDFNDEFYENYSDYITDIYLYGIMNKLKK is encoded by the coding sequence ATGGAAAAAGAGTTGTCTGCAAAAGAAAAGTTATTACAAGTATCTATAAAACTTTTTGCTAAAAAGGGGTTTTCAGCTACAGGAGTTCGAGAACTTGTAAAGGAAGCTGGTATAAATATATCAATGGTAAATTATTATTATAACTCTAAAGTTGGAATATTAAAAGAGATTATAACTATATTTTATGACAAATTATATACAGAAATATCTGCTGCAATAGATAAAAATGATAATTTTGAAACAAGGATAAGAAAAGCTGGAAGAGCTACAATAAAATTAATTAAGGGAAATGAAGATATGTTTAAAATATCTATTTTTGAATTTCCATATGAACATGATGATATTAAAGAGATTAAAAAAGAAAAAGTTATGAAAATTATGAAACTTCTTTATGGTACACTTTTTGAAAATCTAAGTACTATAAAAAATGAAAAATTAAATTTAGAAATTGCTATTCCTGCATTTACGGGAATATATTTTTCACATTTTATGTTTAAACCTATGCTTGAAGTAGTAACTAATACAGATTTTAATGATGAATTTTATGAGAATTATTCAGATTATATTACAGATATATATCTTTATGGAATTATGAATAAATTAAAAAAATAA
- a CDS encoding DMT family transporter gives MKNNIILGHLMTLMTIFIWGVTFVSTKVLLVHLTPIEILFYRFLVAYILLLVIYPKIKKVNSAKEEILFFFLGFFGIFMYFLLENIALKYTLASNVGLFMSTIPIITSLIVVFGTKDEKFRKELIYGFLIAIIGVFLIIFNGKFILKLNPIGDILALIAALSFSIYSNLLKKINNKYNYLFITRKIFFYGIICMIPIIFLKHEQFSPNKLLIPEVFWNIVFLGVAASTLCFVMWNKAVSIIGAIKASNYIYLVPIITIGTSVLIINETITIFIILGGILTLSGVYISEKGFKIIKIKK, from the coding sequence GTGAAAAATAATATAATTTTAGGGCATTTAATGACATTGATGACAATATTTATTTGGGGTGTAACGTTTGTTTCAACAAAAGTTTTATTGGTTCATTTAACGCCAATAGAAATATTATTCTACAGATTTTTAGTTGCATATATTTTATTATTAGTGATTTATCCTAAAATAAAAAAGGTGAATTCGGCAAAGGAAGAAATATTATTTTTTTTCTTGGGTTTTTTTGGTATATTTATGTACTTTTTACTTGAAAATATTGCGTTAAAGTACACATTGGCATCTAATGTAGGATTATTTATGTCAACAATACCCATAATTACATCTTTAATAGTTGTATTTGGGACAAAAGATGAAAAATTCAGGAAAGAATTGATATATGGTTTTCTTATTGCTATAATAGGGGTATTTTTAATAATATTTAATGGAAAATTTATTTTAAAGCTGAATCCTATAGGTGATATTTTAGCATTAATTGCCGCTCTTTCCTTCTCCATTTACTCAAATTTATTGAAAAAGATAAATAATAAATACAACTATTTATTTATAACTAGAAAAATATTTTTTTATGGGATTATATGTATGATACCGATTATATTCTTAAAACATGAACAATTTTCACCGAATAAGCTTTTAATTCCAGAGGTATTTTGGAATATTGTATTTTTGGGGGTAGCGGCATCGACTCTTTGTTTTGTTATGTGGAATAAAGCTGTTAGTATTATAGGGGCAATCAAAGCAAGTAATTATATATATCTTGTTCCAATAATTACCATAGGGACATCAGTTCTTATTATAAATGAAACAATAACAATATTTATAATTTTAGGTGGAATATTGACTTTAAGCGGAGTATATATTTCTGAAAAGGGATTTAAAATTATTAAGATAAAAAAATAG
- a CDS encoding glycosyl hydrolase family 8, producing the protein MKKRVLIIISLINLILMVGCNNININSEKSNLKKIDLANIKIIKPNLKSDENLNKDVINFYKEWESKYIKKVRGVFPEQTYLDYGVEAREDSDALQDWFKPFNVVATSESQGYAMIITASMANIDKDNKDNFQKKFNALYRFFRAHPSKYNRDLMCLQELGIGLEKNGSIVEGEVLDIENTTDGPYSSIEGDMDIAYSLLIANEIWGSDGEIDYRSEGLKVIKAIMNSEINRKEHIPLMGDWVLKYASGRNPVDKKEGIKHLTIVKSSNLILNYFDTFSKVDLENREEWLNVLNKSENIINYNTTNWGSKTGLVADYLQKNISGYYIPVKGAVVEGDENEGDYNWNACRDPWRFSVDTIYSNNRTVLLGLVKLNRWIREKTGNIPEEIRPGYYIRDGKAGEIIGDRYGWGEDISFTAPFLISACIGQENQKWLNDLWSHLLEIPIDDEVYFGNVLKMQALIIASGNWINIQ; encoded by the coding sequence ATGAAAAAAAGGGTGTTAATAATAATTAGTTTAATAAATTTAATTTTAATGGTAGGTTGTAATAATATAAATATTAATTCAGAGAAAAGTAATTTAAAAAAAATAGATCTTGCAAATATAAAAATAATAAAACCAAATTTAAAATCAGATGAAAATTTAAACAAAGATGTAATAAATTTTTATAAAGAATGGGAATCAAAGTATATAAAAAAAGTAAGAGGTGTATTTCCAGAACAAACATATTTAGATTATGGAGTAGAAGCGAGAGAAGATTCTGATGCTTTGCAAGATTGGTTTAAACCATTTAACGTAGTAGCAACTTCAGAGTCTCAAGGGTATGCAATGATTATTACGGCTTCTATGGCAAACATCGATAAAGATAATAAAGACAATTTCCAAAAAAAATTCAATGCACTTTATAGATTTTTTAGAGCTCATCCAAGTAAATACAATAGAGATTTAATGTGCCTGCAAGAGTTAGGTATTGGCTTAGAAAAAAATGGATCAATTGTAGAAGGAGAAGTTTTGGATATAGAAAATACAACTGACGGACCTTATTCATCAATAGAGGGAGATATGGATATAGCATATTCATTATTAATAGCTAATGAAATATGGGGAAGCGATGGAGAAATAGATTATAGATCAGAGGGATTGAAAGTAATAAAAGCTATAATGAACAGTGAAATAAACAGAAAGGAGCATATTCCATTAATGGGAGATTGGGTTTTAAAATATGCCAGCGGAAGAAATCCAGTAGATAAAAAAGAGGGGATAAAACATTTAACAATTGTAAAATCTTCAAATTTAATTCTAAATTATTTTGATACATTTTCAAAAGTAGATTTAGAAAATAGAGAAGAGTGGTTAAATGTCTTAAATAAATCAGAAAATATAATAAATTATAATACTACTAATTGGGGAAGTAAAACAGGATTAGTTGCTGATTATTTACAAAAAAATATTAGTGGGTATTATATCCCAGTAAAAGGAGCGGTTGTAGAAGGCGATGAAAATGAAGGAGATTATAATTGGAATGCTTGCCGTGATCCGTGGAGATTTTCAGTTGATACAATCTATAGTAATAATAGAACTGTATTATTAGGTTTAGTAAAATTAAACAGATGGATTAGGGAAAAAACAGGAAATATTCCAGAAGAAATTAGACCTGGATACTATATACGAGATGGAAAAGCAGGAGAAATTATTGGTGATCGATATGGATGGGGAGAAGATATATCATTTACAGCACCATTTTTAATTAGTGCTTGTATCGGTCAAGAAAACCAAAAATGGCTAAATGATCTGTGGTCTCATTTATTAGAGATTCCTATTGACGATGAAGTATATTTTGGGAATGTTTTAAAAATGCAAGCTTTAATAATTGCATCTGGAAATTGGATTAACATTCAATAA
- a CDS encoding ROK family transcriptional regulator, with translation MRVVGNQNYVKERNKKLIIELLRTNGPLSRADIKKFINLSAPSISTNVERLVDENLLIKAGKSSSMGGRKVTFYDVNYNYGYIVVIDLSLDEIYIGISNLKSEMIDKLKIRVTSKKYENVLGELIQSIENMLLNNKISEDDIVNVSISTPGVLKENNELEYVDKKEWFYKKPLFKDLEEKFNKKIIIENDVNLDVIAEYEKGLGNSFSYLTYIKIDKGLGAGIILNNNLLKGKSGEVGEIGFSIIRNGNGELISLEDELNIEKIYSDIKKDLENGENTIIRELVSGNSDKINLDILGKAASLGDEYSNKKIKYLAEELGIFISNIVSILGIEVIIIGGLIKVLGKIFLDEIRLFIKNYIPFDTLVTYSGFDDEIGLIGASENGIKLFFEDFFRSKVS, from the coding sequence GTAGTTGGAAATCAAAATTATGTTAAAGAAAGAAATAAAAAACTTATTATAGAACTTTTAAGAACAAATGGTCCATTATCAAGAGCAGATATAAAGAAATTTATAAATTTAAGTGCACCATCAATTTCTACTAATGTTGAAAGATTGGTAGATGAGAATTTATTAATAAAAGCAGGAAAATCAAGCTCTATGGGTGGCAGAAAAGTAACTTTTTATGATGTTAATTATAATTATGGATATATAGTAGTTATAGATTTGTCATTAGATGAAATTTATATAGGAATATCTAATCTAAAAAGTGAAATGATTGATAAATTGAAAATAAGAGTTACATCTAAAAAATATGAAAATGTTTTAGGAGAATTAATTCAATCAATTGAAAATATGCTATTGAATAACAAAATATCGGAAGATGATATAGTGAATGTTAGTATATCAACTCCAGGAGTTTTAAAAGAAAATAATGAATTAGAATATGTAGATAAAAAAGAATGGTTTTATAAAAAACCACTTTTTAAAGATTTAGAAGAAAAATTTAATAAAAAAATCATAATAGAAAATGATGTAAATTTAGATGTTATAGCAGAATATGAAAAAGGATTGGGAAATTCATTTTCATATTTAACATATATAAAAATTGATAAAGGGTTAGGAGCAGGGATAATATTAAATAACAATCTTTTGAAAGGAAAATCTGGAGAAGTAGGAGAAATTGGATTTTCAATAATAAGAAATGGCAATGGAGAGTTAATTAGTTTAGAAGATGAATTGAATATAGAAAAGATATATTCTGATATAAAAAAAGATTTAGAAAATGGAGAAAATACAATTATTAGAGAATTAGTAAGTGGAAATAGTGACAAAATAAATTTGGATATTTTAGGAAAAGCGGCATCTTTAGGCGATGAGTATTCTAATAAAAAAATAAAATATTTAGCAGAAGAGCTAGGTATTTTCATATCAAATATAGTATCAATATTAGGTATAGAAGTCATAATAATTGGTGGATTAATAAAAGTATTAGGAAAAATATTTTTAGATGAAATCAGACTTTTTATAAAAAATTATATTCCTTTTGATACTTTGGTTACTTATTCAGGATTTGATGATGAGATAGGATTAATAGGGGCATCTGAAAATGGAATAAAACTGTTTTTTGAAGACTTTTTCAGAAGTAAAGTTTCTTAA
- a CDS encoding glycosyl hydrolase family 8 — translation MRRIMIKKLLFLVILISVIGCANTKIKTIQNTSSKDVKIIKPNLKSDKALKRDIVTFYKSWKEQYLKIVPNKNPEQIYLDYGVEARKDPDALSDWFDPANAVTTSESQGYAMIITASMANIDKNNINNYKEQFNALYRFFRAHPSRFSNDLMCWQEVGIGLEKKGDTVTGEVTDVKNIEEGADSAIDGDMDIAYSLLIADKIWGSNGEINYKEEALKVIKAIMKNEVNKKEHILLLGDWVLNSIKNGEIKENKKYLTITRSSDFILDHLRAFSNIDKENSKEWTNILEKTEAIINYNVNKWSKNTGLVADFLQKDENGNYTPAIGNVLEGDNDGDYNWNACRDPWRFSVDVIYNKSQKITSSIKILNNWVKKNSMEDPEKIYPGYYIRNGEVGKVIDDRNTWGEDLSFTAPFLVSGCVGENNQEWINKLWENIIDTKIGDSEYFGNAIKMQALIIASGNLVNVIGE, via the coding sequence ATGAGAAGAATAATGATAAAAAAATTACTATTTTTAGTAATATTAATTTCAGTAATAGGGTGTGCTAATACAAAAATAAAAACTATACAAAACACCTCTTCAAAAGATGTGAAAATAATAAAACCAAATTTAAAATCAGATAAAGCCTTAAAAAGAGATATAGTAACATTTTATAAAAGTTGGAAAGAACAATATCTAAAAATAGTTCCGAATAAAAATCCAGAACAAATATATTTAGATTATGGAGTAGAAGCAAGAAAAGATCCAGATGCTTTATCCGATTGGTTTGATCCAGCAAATGCTGTAACTACATCTGAATCTCAAGGGTATGCAATGATTATTACGGCTTCTATGGCAAACATTGATAAAAATAATATAAATAATTATAAAGAGCAATTCAATGCACTTTATAGATTTTTTAGAGCACATCCGAGTAGATTTAGTAACGACTTAATGTGTTGGCAAGAGGTTGGGATTGGGCTAGAAAAAAAAGGAGATACAGTAACTGGAGAAGTAACAGATGTAAAAAATATAGAAGAAGGAGCAGACTCTGCAATAGATGGAGATATGGATATAGCTTACTCTTTATTAATAGCAGATAAAATATGGGGAAGTAATGGAGAGATCAATTATAAAGAAGAAGCATTAAAAGTGATAAAGGCTATAATGAAAAATGAAGTGAATAAAAAGGAACACATTCTTTTGCTAGGAGATTGGGTCTTAAATTCTATTAAAAATGGAGAAATCAAAGAAAATAAGAAATATTTAACAATAACAAGATCTTCTGATTTTATTCTAGATCATTTAAGAGCGTTTTCTAATATAGACAAAGAAAATAGTAAAGAATGGACAAATATTTTAGAAAAAACAGAAGCTATAATAAATTATAATGTAAATAAATGGAGTAAAAACACAGGATTAGTAGCTGATTTTCTACAAAAAGATGAAAATGGGAATTATACTCCAGCTATTGGAAATGTTTTAGAAGGAGATAATGATGGAGATTATAATTGGAATGCTTGTCGTGATCCGTGGAGATTTTCAGTAGATGTAATCTATAACAAATCACAAAAGATAACTTCATCCATAAAAATATTAAATAATTGGGTCAAAAAAAATAGTATGGAAGATCCAGAAAAAATATATCCAGGTTATTACATAAGAAATGGCGAGGTAGGAAAAGTAATTGATGACAGAAATACTTGGGGCGAAGATTTATCGTTCACTGCACCATTTTTAGTAAGTGGATGCGTAGGAGAAAATAACCAAGAGTGGATAAATAAATTATGGGAAAATATTATAGATACAAAAATTGGAGATTCAGAATATTTTGGAAATGCTATAAAAATGCAAGCTTTAATAATTGCTTCAGGCAATTTGGTAAATGTTATAGGAGAATAA
- a CDS encoding 3-oxoacyl-[acyl-carrier-protein] synthase III C-terminal domain-containing protein: MNGTKISGIGTYIHSVVSNNDYINIFGKKARFIDKKIPHKTRYSAINILDGSVEIRNSEMAYHASIEAMEMAKVKNDEIDMIIYSTSTPDYILPPNYVILQEKLGIKKCMGIDIRSGCSGFGNAIITAKQYIATGMAKKILVVGADLTSSRLSFLFKNLKEFPLKALYNLMLFGDAAGAVVVEKSEIDNFFGTIMGSSRPNSPFGSLIEVGGSVNPYPNGNFKNEDIPIHQNALATEQLIPGVMIEAVEEFLGKSNSKIEDFNYYILPIDSPRMASKVIEYFNLDSDKIISVGAEGGSLVNAAVPLALKKAYDLGKLKKGNKIMIYAAENTRWQYAVMGYNCNF, translated from the coding sequence GTGAATGGTACAAAAATATCAGGAATAGGAACATATATTCATTCTGTTGTTTCAAATAATGATTATATAAATATATTTGGTAAAAAAGCAAGATTTATAGATAAAAAAATTCCTCACAAAACAAGGTATAGTGCAATAAATATTTTAGATGGAAGCGTTGAAATAAGAAATAGTGAAATGGCATATCACGCCTCTATTGAAGCGATGGAAATGGCTAAAGTTAAAAATGATGAAATAGATATGATTATATATTCTACATCTACTCCAGACTATATCCTTCCACCTAATTATGTAATATTACAAGAAAAATTAGGTATAAAAAAATGTATGGGAATAGATATTCGTTCAGGATGCTCTGGATTTGGTAATGCAATTATTACTGCAAAACAATATATTGCTACAGGCATGGCAAAAAAAATTTTAGTTGTTGGAGCAGATCTAACATCTTCAAGATTATCCTTTTTATTTAAAAATCTAAAAGAATTTCCATTAAAAGCTTTATATAATTTAATGCTATTTGGAGATGCCGCTGGAGCCGTTGTTGTTGAAAAATCAGAAATAGATAATTTTTTTGGAACAATAATGGGCTCTTCACGCCCAAATTCACCATTTGGTTCTTTAATTGAGGTAGGTGGGTCAGTAAATCCTTATCCGAATGGTAATTTTAAGAATGAGGATATCCCAATACATCAAAATGCTTTAGCAACGGAACAATTAATTCCAGGGGTTATGATTGAAGCAGTAGAAGAATTTTTGGGAAAATCAAATAGTAAAATTGAAGATTTTAATTACTACATACTCCCAATAGATTCTCCAAGAATGGCATCAAAAGTAATAGAATATTTTAATCTTGATAGTGATAAAATAATTAGTGTCGGAGCAGAAGGAGGAAGTCTTGTTAATGCAGCAGTGCCACTTGCTTTAAAAAAAGCATATGATTTGGGGAAATTAAAAAAAGGTAATAAAATAATGATATATGCTGCTGAAAATACTAGGTGGCAATATGCTGTAATGGGATATAATTGCAATTTTTAA
- a CDS encoding DUF1302 family protein, translating into MLKKIMFCFLFCITLSNYIFAEDSLFDSAMEMSDNSGGKKLSYTINGNLKSAIYSNDSLDDFSNSYSQLSLKFNMKKGEFGDGYANIIIDNKSIILREAYLNYYFKNLDFRIGKQIISWGRSDGINPTDNITPKDLNILSSESDDQKLANFMLKSKISLNNIRIIGLFIPKYSSSPNLKTGEDILEGDYKNYETKALKVNFEFPVVDTSISYVNGYSLNRGIAVDSSKTTPTPILIPYKEEVYGADFSTTIKSYRISGECAYKNYLENEKYYIPYSELEYTLSVDKTFLKSISTIFQYYEKYIDEYKDLKITPYYDVEMRNRLISKQTAKIQNSLLYKIDWSLMYEQLHIENVGSYNLTTKESIFKTKISYNITDDFIAILGNDSYFGDKGTLIDLIKDDLNRNYLELKISF; encoded by the coding sequence ATGTTGAAAAAAATTATGTTTTGTTTTTTATTTTGTATTACTTTATCAAATTATATTTTTGCAGAGGATAGTTTATTTGATTCTGCAATGGAAATGTCTGATAATTCAGGAGGCAAAAAGTTATCCTATACTATAAATGGTAATTTAAAATCTGCAATTTATAGTAATGATTCATTAGATGATTTTTCAAATTCATATTCACAATTGTCATTAAAGTTTAATATGAAAAAAGGAGAGTTTGGAGATGGATATGCAAACATAATTATAGACAATAAAAGTATTATATTAAGAGAGGCTTATTTAAATTATTATTTTAAAAATTTAGATTTTAGAATTGGGAAACAGATTATATCTTGGGGAAGATCAGACGGGATAAATCCTACAGATAATATTACTCCTAAAGATTTAAATATACTATCTTCTGAATCTGATGATCAAAAATTAGCTAATTTTATGTTGAAATCAAAAATTTCATTAAATAATATTAGAATTATAGGATTATTTATTCCTAAATATAGTTCGTCACCAAATTTAAAAACAGGAGAAGATATTTTAGAAGGGGATTATAAAAATTATGAAACAAAGGCATTGAAAGTTAATTTTGAATTTCCAGTAGTAGATACATCGATATCTTATGTTAATGGATATTCATTAAACAGAGGGATAGCAGTGGATAGTTCTAAAACTACTCCAACACCAATTTTAATTCCATATAAAGAAGAGGTTTATGGAGCTGATTTTTCTACAACGATAAAATCATATAGAATATCTGGAGAATGTGCATATAAAAATTATTTAGAAAATGAGAAATATTATATCCCATATTCAGAATTGGAGTATACATTAAGTGTAGATAAAACTTTTTTAAAAAGCATTTCTACGATATTTCAATATTATGAAAAATATATAGATGAGTACAAGGATCTTAAAATAACTCCGTATTATGATGTTGAAATGAGAAATAGATTAATTTCTAAACAGACGGCAAAGATTCAAAACTCTTTATTATATAAAATAGATTGGAGTTTAATGTATGAACAATTACATATAGAAAACGTCGGTAGTTATAATTTAACAACAAAAGAGAGTATCTTTAAAACAAAAATTTCATATAATATTACAGATGATTTTATTGCAATATTAGGGAATGATAGTTATTTTGGAGATAAAGGGACTTTAATAGATTTGATAAAAGATGATCTAAATAGAAATTATTTAGAATTAAAAATATCATTTTAA